Genomic window (Trueperaceae bacterium):
AGCCGCGGCTGGCCGCCTCCAGTCCCATGGCGCCGGTGCCCGCGAACAGGTCGAGGAAACGCCCGCGCGGTTCGAACGCGATGACGTCGAAGAGCGCCTCGCGGAGGCGAGCCGGGCTGGGCCTGGTGCCGCGGGCCGGCACCTTCAGGAGGCGCCCCTTGGCGCTCCCGCCGATGATGCGCGGGCTTGACATGGCCGGAGCATAACCGCGGCGGCCCGGCCTGGCGGCGAGGGGCCGGTCGCCGCCGGGCGCGCTAGACTGATGGGTCGTGATACGCAACCTCGAGCCCGACGAACTAGCGTGGTTCATGCGCCAGGCGCTGGCGTTCGTGGGGCACCCGGACCCGGGCGGGTTGTCGCTGCGCGTCAACTCGCAACTGCGCGACGCCGTGGCTGACGCCGCCCACTGTCTCGTGGCGGCGCCCAGCGCGGGCGCCCCCACGGCGGGGTTGTACGTCGTCAAGAAGGGCGGCGGCTACGCCGCGCTCGAGCTCGAGTTCCGCAGCGCTTGGCATCACGACGACCCGGGCGCGTTGCGGGCGTTGGTCGACGGGCTCGTGGAGCGCGAGGGGGCCGAGGCGGCGACGCTGGTGCTCCACCTGCATGGCGCCGAGCGGGCGCGGGAGCTGGCGGCGCTCTTGGCGCCGTCGGGCTTCGTGAGAGACGACCTCAGGCGGCTGCGGTTCGAGCTGACGGACGTGCCGCCCCTGGGACGGCCGCTCGTCCTGGAGGCGTGGCAGCCGGACACGGAGGGCGCCTTCCGGGAGCTGCACCGGGACTGCGAGGGCGCCGAGGTCAGCGACGCCGGCTGGTCGTACCTCAAGCGCGGCGGCGGCCCCTTCCAACCCGACCTCTGGTTCGCAGCCCGGGAGGCGCTCGACCGGCCCACCGTCGGTTACGCCTTCGCGAGCTCCGCCACCCGCGAGATCGACTCCACCTACCAGCTCAGCGGGGTGGGGGTGCGCCAGCGCTACAGGGGCGACAGCGAGATGTTGCGGCGCCTGGTCGTCACCACGCTGCAGGAGCTGTCGTTCCGCAGCCCCGTCGGGGCGGTGGACACGGTGCTCGGCTCCGCCGACCCCAAGCTGATCGCCATCATGCGCTCGCTCGGCTTCGTGACGGTGGAGGAGACCCCCGCGCTGGTGATGCGGCCGCGCTGACGTGGCGGCCGGGCTCGCGCGGTGCCCGCCGCGTATCATGAACCCATGAACCTGCTGTTGCGGTGGGCGCTGTCGACGTTGGCGTTGTGGGTCACCGTGAACCTGGGGGTCGGGCTGACGCTGCCCGCCGGGGGGTTGGCGCCGTTGCTGGTGACCGCGGCGGTCATCGCCCTCGTGAACGCCGTGGTTCGGCCGGTGATGATACTCCTCACCTTGCCGCTGACGGTCGTGACCTTCGGGCTCTTCTTGTTGGTGGTCAACGGCCTGGCGCTGGCCGTGGCCGCGGCCGTCACGCCGCTTCAGGTCTCGGGGTTCGGTGGCGCCGTCGTGGGCGCCCTGGTGTTGAGCGTCTTGAACATGCTGTTGACGCGCGCGTTCGAACCGCGCGGTTCGGGGCGCTAGCGCCCGGCTTGGCTTGCAGCCGGCCCGGCGTCAGGGGTGGCCACCGTGGTTCGGCAGGTAGCGCTCCCAGATCGGGTCGATGTCGGGTAGCACGCCGTAGGCGCTCGAGAACATGAAGCGCGGCGCGAACGGGCGTCGCAGCAGGTGAAGGTTCGCCTCCTCCGGCGTGCGGTCGCGTTTCTTGGCGTTGCAGGCCTTGCAGCACGCCACGACGTTCTCCCAGTTCGTCGGTCCGCCCCGGCTGCGCGGCAACACGTGATCGAGGGTCAGGTCGAACGTGTGCCGCGCGCAGTACTGGCAGGTGTGATCGTCGCGCCGGAACACGTTCTTGCGGTTGAAAGCCACCCGCTGCCTGAACGGCCCCCTGACGAACCGCCGCAGCTTGATGACGCTTGGCACCGGGAACAGCGCGTTGGGCGAGCGGAGGACGGCGCCCGAATCCTCCACGCGGTCGGCGACCTCGTGCATCAGGAGCGCCACGGCGCGCTTGACCGAGCAGACGTGTAACGGTTCGAAGGAGGCGTTGAGGATCAGCACCCGCGCCCCGTTCAGGTTGGTGAGCGGCCGCACGTCGCCCTGGCCGGCGCCGCCGGCGTGGCCGGCCTGGTCGGCGGTCGTGGCCGCGGCGGGGCGACCGGGTTCACCCTGCGGCCTTGGGTGGGCCGCGGCGGCGGTCAAGGGATCGGGGTGAGCGGCGGCGGGGTCCTCCGGTCGGCGTGGCGTTGGCGGCAGTATAGCAGCCGCCCGTGCGCGCTCCGGCGGCGGGGCGCCGGGCGGCGGCTCAGGCGCCCTCGAGCGCCAGCTCGACCAGGCGCCCGACCAGGGCGCCGAACTCGAGGCCGGCGGCGCCCCACAGGCGCGGGTACATGCTGTGGCGAGTGAAGCCCGGCATGGTGTTTATCTCGTTCACGAGGAGCCTGCCCTCGCGCTCAAGGTAGAAGAAGTCGACCCGCGCCAGGCCGCGCGCGTCGACGGCCCGGAAGGCCGTGAGCGCCATGGCGGCGGCCGCGTCCGCGACGTCGCGGGGGACGGCTGCGGGGATGCGGAGTTCGGCGCGGCCGTCCGTGTACTTCGTGGCGTAGTCGTAGTAGTCCGTGTCGTACGTGATCTCGCCGACCGGACTCGCCTCGGGCGCCTCGTTGCCGAGGACCGCCACCTCGAGCTCGCGCGCCGCGTCCGCGGCGGCCTCCACGATGACGCGTCGGTCGTGCGCGAAGGCGGTGTCGAGGGCGGCGGCCAGCGCCGCTTGGTCGGTCACCCGGCTGATGCCGATGCTCGAACCGAGGTTGGCGGGCTTGACGAACAAGCGGGGACCGAGGGGAGCGAGGCGCGCGGCGACGGCGCCTGGGTCGCTCGTCCAGTCGTGGCGCGTGACGGCGAGGTAGGCGACCTGCGGCAGCGCGTGGGCGCCGAAGACCGCCTTCATGGTGAGCTTGTCCATGCCCACCGCGCTCCCGAGCACCCCCGATCCGACGTAGGGGAGGCCGATCACGTCCAGCAGACCCTGCACCCTGCCGTCCTCGCCGTACGGTCCGTGCAGGAGGGGGAAGACGACGTCGTAGGCGCGGGGGAGGGCGGCCAGCGTGGCCGCGTCATCGGTTGCCGCCTGTCGGTCGTCCCCGCCCGCCACCGTCGGCGGCGGCGAGGACAGCGCCGCCGCCGACGCGGCCGGCGACAGTAGCCTGCCGTCGCGCCCGACGACGAGGGGGGTGATGTCGAGGTCGCGGGCGGCGGCCAGCACCGAGCGGGCCGACGCCAGGCTGACCGCGTGTTCCGCCGAGCGCCCGCCGCAGAGCAGCAAGACGCGCGGGGCGCTCCTCACCACGGCCACCGAACCGCCGTCAACATGTGTAAGTTACACATCATGGGTAGCCTACTGCCGCCGGGCGTAGAGCGCAAGCGCGCCGAGCCGCGCGCCGCCCGCTAGCGGAACGGGGGCGTCAACCGCGCCAGCCCGGCTCCCGACGCTCAAGGAACGCCCGCACCCCCTCGGCCAGCTCGGGGCCCGTCCTAGCGGCCACGTTGAGGTCGACGGCCCGCTCCAGCGCCTCCGGCAGCGGCAGGCCGCCCGCCGTCAGGAAGAGCCGCTTCGTGAGGGCGAGCGACCCGGGGGCGTTGCGCGCCAACGCCAGCGCCCGCCCACACGCGGCCTCCAAGACCCGGTCGTCGTCGACCACCTCGTTGACCAGGCCCATCCCGAGCGCCTCGTCCGCGCCCACGAGCCGGGCGCTGAGCAGGAGGTCGCGCGCGTGCTTCTCCCCGACCTGCCTGAGCAGGAGCGCGCCGACGAGCGCGGCGACGAAGCCGATGCGCGCCTCCGTGTAGCCGATCCGCGCCCCGCGCCCCATGACCGCCAGGTCGCACGCCGACACGAGGCCGGCGCCGCCCGCCACCGCCGGGCCGTTCACGGCCGCCACCACCGGCTTCGGCGCCGACATGAGCGCCAAGAACAGCTCCGCGAGCGCCTCCGAGTCGGCGCGGTGGGCCGCCTCGTCCATGCTCAGCGTCGCTTCCAGCTCGGTGAGGTCCAGGCCGGCACAGAACGCCGAGCCGGCGCCGGTGAGCACGAGCGCCCGCACCGCCGGGTCGGTCATCGCAGCACCCAACGTCGCGGCAAGCTCCTCGCGGAGGGCGCGCGACAGGGCGTTGCGGTGCTCCGGTCGCGCCAACGTGACGACGAGCACGCTGCCGCGAAGCTCCGTCGTGAGACCGTGCGCTCGAACCGTCATGCCCGATGATACCGACCCGGCCGGAGTGAGACGAGGTGCGAACTTCCGGACTGCCGCTCCGCGCCCCGCGCGGGTAGGCTGGGGGCGCCGCCACGCGTGGCAGTACGGAGGCGCCCTTGAAGCTCCACCCACCCGGCCGTCCCTCGACCCTTGCCGCCCTCGCGCTGATGCTCCTGGCGCTGTTGCCCGCCTGCGCACCCGGTGCCGCGGTCCTGTCCCCGCCCACCTTCCAGCTGGACGCCGCCCGCTCCGGCTTCGTGAGCATCGACCCGCCCGGCGTCGGCGATGGCGCGGCTCTCTTCCGGCTCGCCCTGACCGTCGGGAACCCCAACCCGGTGGCGGTGCGACTGGCCGGGCTGGACGGCGACCTGTTCCTGCGGGAGACGCGCGCCGCCTCCACCTCATTCCGTGGCGGCATCGACCTGCCGGCCAACGCCAGCGCCCCGCTGATCCTCGACGTCAAGGTGCCGCTCGGCGCCGCGCCGCTCCTGCTCGACGCCATCGGCAACTACGTGGCCGGCAACGCCGTGCCCTACCGCTTCGACGCGGCCGTGACGGTCGACGTCTTCGGGGCGCCGCAGCGCTTCCCCGCGTTCACGTTGGCGCGCGGCGAGCTCACGGGCGGCGCGGGCCTGGCGGCCCCCCGCCTCACGCTCACGGGCTCGGAACTACGCTTCGAGGCGTTGAACCGAGTCGTCGTCGCGCTGACGGCGGAGCTCGCCAACCCCGGCATCATCGGCTACCTGGTCGAGGTCCCGCGCCTCGTGTTGGGAGTGGGCGGCGCCGAGGCGGCCACCGCCGCGCTGGCGCAGGTCGGCGTTGCCGCCGGCGGGCGGTCCGAGGTGACGCTCACCTTCCGCTTCGACCCGACGGCGCTTGGTGCGGCCCTGGTGGCCCAGGTGCAGGCGGCGTCCGCCGGCGTCGGCGGCCTGAGCGTCCAGTTGGCCGGCGCCTGGCGGTTGGAGGCGCCGGGCATCGTGACCACCGCCCTGGAACCGACCACGCTCCTCCGCGACGTCCTGCGCTAGGCGCCGGTGGGGACCACGGGGCCGGGGCGAGGCTCGGCTGCCGGGGCGAGCCTCAACCGCCGGGCGCGCCCCCGTCCCGGCCTCCGCCCGGGCGCCGGGCCAGCCGCGCCAACGGCGCGGGCAGCCACCAGTTCCAGCGACCGGCGAGCGTCATGACCGACGGCACGAGCGCGAGGCG
Coding sequences:
- a CDS encoding phage holin family protein, whose amino-acid sequence is MNLLLRWALSTLALWVTVNLGVGLTLPAGGLAPLLVTAAVIALVNAVVRPVMILLTLPLTVVTFGLFLLVVNGLALAVAAAVTPLQVSGFGGAVVGALVLSVLNMLLTRAFEPRGSGR
- a CDS encoding HNH endonuclease; the protein is MLILNASFEPLHVCSVKRAVALLMHEVADRVEDSGAVLRSPNALFPVPSVIKLRRFVRGPFRQRVAFNRKNVFRRDDHTCQYCARHTFDLTLDHVLPRSRGGPTNWENVVACCKACNAKKRDRTPEEANLHLLRRPFAPRFMFSSAYGVLPDIDPIWERYLPNHGGHP
- a CDS encoding D-alanine--D-alanine ligase is translated as MRSAPRVLLLCGGRSAEHAVSLASARSVLAAARDLDITPLVVGRDGRLLSPAASAAALSSPPPTVAGGDDRQAATDDAATLAALPRAYDVVFPLLHGPYGEDGRVQGLLDVIGLPYVGSGVLGSAVGMDKLTMKAVFGAHALPQVAYLAVTRHDWTSDPGAVAARLAPLGPRLFVKPANLGSSIGISRVTDQAALAAALDTAFAHDRRVIVEAAADAARELEVAVLGNEAPEASPVGEITYDTDYYDYATKYTDGRAELRIPAAVPRDVADAAAAMALTAFRAVDARGLARVDFFYLEREGRLLVNEINTMPGFTRHSMYPRLWGAAGLEFGALVGRLVELALEGA
- a CDS encoding enoyl-CoA hydratase/isomerase family protein, producing the protein MTVRAHGLTTELRGSVLVVTLARPEHRNALSRALREELAATLGAAMTDPAVRALVLTGAGSAFCAGLDLTELEATLSMDEAAHRADSEALAELFLALMSAPKPVVAAVNGPAVAGGAGLVSACDLAVMGRGARIGYTEARIGFVAALVGALLLRQVGEKHARDLLLSARLVGADEALGMGLVNEVVDDDRVLEAACGRALALARNAPGSLALTKRLFLTAGGLPLPEALERAVDLNVAARTGPELAEGVRAFLERREPGWRG
- a CDS encoding LEA type 2 family protein; translated protein: MKLHPPGRPSTLAALALMLLALLPACAPGAAVLSPPTFQLDAARSGFVSIDPPGVGDGAALFRLALTVGNPNPVAVRLAGLDGDLFLRETRAASTSFRGGIDLPANASAPLILDVKVPLGAAPLLLDAIGNYVAGNAVPYRFDAAVTVDVFGAPQRFPAFTLARGELTGGAGLAAPRLTLTGSELRFEALNRVVVALTAELANPGIIGYLVEVPRLVLGVGGAEAATAALAQVGVAAGGRSEVTLTFRFDPTALGAALVAQVQAASAGVGGLSVQLAGAWRLEAPGIVTTALEPTTLLRDVLR